From the Lolium rigidum isolate FL_2022 chromosome 2, APGP_CSIRO_Lrig_0.1, whole genome shotgun sequence genome, one window contains:
- the LOC124688015 gene encoding uncharacterized protein LOC124688015 → MAAVADGGVSSCGSINMRRIDHLLPLPLPCVGEPTAASRVSPGSSPARSDASEGGAAAFYAADAEPDPDPQPEASAGRSTQMLLAMAAMGARGGPYGRRPASSYGSCAAWSAGSLTEHRPASPSPICSPVSSKGGDGCRDGGERQDDSDGSSFVTSREEEEQGRAPTRGDFMKSATPRNIRLQTPRHPSLLDRRGDGSNRGPPRFVHKATPARLMRRARSARNYQRRRMGAIDAVNEWRLPKVSEEEDEAMDQKDWQADTVSSRISSARDWNFDAEGAYEGGNHGGHAFDLSDGENCPVAVQRMERRVRGSAVKPKENFVHAKLVAWKDAQISKLIDKLKIKEANIDVWQKNKIAQAREKMTNTEMKLEKKRAEAGQKMQKAIRKAQRKADKKKVKEQAATANRIAGVEKALEKMSRTGKLPWSLAFL, encoded by the exons ATGGCCGCCGTCGCCGACGGCGGCGTCTCCTCCTGCGGCAGCATCAACATGCGCCGCatcgaccacctcctcccgctcccgctcccctGCGTCGGCGAGCCCACCGCCGCCTCCCGCGTCTCGCCGGGGTCCTCCCCCGCGCGCTCCGACGCTTccgagggcggcgccgccgccttctACGCCGCCGACGCCGAGCCCGACCCCGACCCCCAGCCCGAGGCGTCCGCGGGGAGGAGCACGCAGATGCTGCTCGCGATGGCCGCCATGGGCGCGCGCGGCGGGCCCTACGGccgccgcccggcttcctcctaCGGCAGCTGCGCCGCGTGGAGCGCCGGGTCCCTCACCGAGCACCGCCCGGCCTCCCCGTCCCCCATATGCAGCCCCGTCAGCAGCAAGGGCGGCGACGGCTGCCGGGACGGCGGGGAGCGCCAGGACGACAGCGACGGATCCTCGTTCGTCACGTCACGGGAG GAGGAAGAGCAAGGGAGGGCACCAACCAGAGGAGATTTCATGAAGTCTGCTACACCACGAAACATCAGACTACAGACACCCAGGCACCCTTCTCTGCTGGATCGCAGAG GTGACGGTTCCAACCGAGGGCCTCCAAGATTCGTCCACAAGGCCACACCAGCTAGATTGATGCGCCGAGCTCGCTCCGCACGCAATTACCAGAGGCGGCGTATGGGAGCAATTGATGCTGTCAATGAATGGAGATTGCCTAAAGTAagtgaagaggaagatgaggcaaTGGACCAAAAGGACTGGCAGGCAGATACTGTGTCGTCTCGTATATCCTCAG CTCGTGATTGGAACTTCGATGCCGAAGGTGCCTATGAGGGAGGCAATCACGGTGGTCATGCTTTTGACCTTTCAGACGGTGAGAATTGTCCAGTTGCAGTGCAAAGGATGGAGAGACGGGTCCGGGGCTCTGCAGTAAAACCAAAGGAAAATTTCGTCCATGCCAAGTTGGTTGCCTGGAAGGATGCACAGATTTCAAAGCTCATAGACAA GCTGAAAATTAAAGAAGCAAACATCGATGTCTGGCAGAAGAATAAGATTGCACAGGCCAGGGAGAAAATGACAAACACTGAG ATGAAGTTGGAAAAGAAGAGAGCTGAAGCAGGGCAGAAGATGCAAAAGGCGATACGAAAAGCGCAGAGGAAAGCTGATAAGAAGAAAGTCAAGGAGCAGGCAGCCACTGCCAATCGGATAGCTGGTGTTGAGAAAGCCTTGGAGAAGATGTCTAGGACAGGAAAGCTCCCTTGGTCACTGGCCTTCCTGTGA